AGCTTATTCTTTTTCCTATGTATACCATATGGGAGATATTCCTTCCTGAGCTGTCTTTGCAATATATTTCTGCTGTATAGTATGAATCTTTAATTTCAGGAGCATCAAAAACATACCTGGCTTTTCCGTCTTTTCCTGTAATCATTGAAAAATCCTTTATCGGCTTGGTCTCAAGTTTTGATGTGTATGTATTATAAGTAACCTTGCTTATAGGGTCATAGTATGTTCCTTTTTTTTCTTTAACCCATGTATTTAGATAAATTTTACCTGTTATGCTTTTGCCTTCTACAGCATCACCTAAATAGTCATTATATCCGCTGGCTGTTCCATCATTCAGGCGGTCTAGTACAATTTTGTAAACTTCTGCCTCTACATATCCTTTTTCATCCTCTATTTTTCCGTTTCCTTTAACTTCAATATCATTGACAAAAACCCTCACTGAATTAGAAGCCCGGATATCCCCTGCTTCAGGTAAAAGGGATCTGGCATTTAGTGAAATTGTGTAAACCCCTTGGATATTCCTAGTTACCTCAGGAACATATTTTATATTTAATTTACCGGAAGCATCCGTTGTTGCAGTTCCCTCTATTGTATCACCTGTCAGTACAGAGGTTGATATTGTATAAATTGTATTTAAATTTGATACACCTGTGCCTTCAAAAAATTTAGCATTAAGTTGGAAATTTACCTCTTCCCCCACAAAAACTGCAGATTTATCTTTATCAATTTCCATTTTATAAGAAGGCTTTATATATTCCTTAATTTCAATAATCTTTGTTACAATAACTGAATTGCCTTTTTTAAGCCTTATTGTATAATAGCCCGTAGGTAAATTAGGAAGCTCAATTTTATCTTCAAAGAAATTATCTTTTACACCTATATTCTTTTTAATAACAGGGAGTTTTTCATTTCCCCTCAAGCCATAGTAGTCATAATAGTAGTAATCATAATAGTCGTAATAATAGCCCTGGTATAATTCCAAAGTAATGTAGTCAATATCTTCATCTTCATACCTGTTCTTTATAAATCCCCATATATTTACAGTGTCATTTGACTTGTACATTTCCCTGTCTGTAAAGAAATACCTCCAGTAATAATCACCGCTTCCACGGCTGTATGAACTGGTTTCTAAAAGGGATTTATTGCCGTCTGCTGTTGTTATAAAGAGAAATTGTTTATTATAAACAGAATCCGGCCAATAATAATTTCCATTGTAATATTCATCATAAAAATAATTGTTACCAGAATATTTCCCTTCTTTATTTACAGGGTCAATTAGTTGAGTACTAAATACCGAAATTCCGTTATCATCTGTTATAAATGTGTTATCATTATCTGAAAAACCAATTAAAGCACCTTTTAAAGGTTTCTTTGTTTTTATGTCATTAAGCCATACCAAAGTATCCGATGTGGCTTTGGTTATGTAAGCACTTGTATTTGTTATTTGAAGAAATATTTGTGCCCTTTTATCTTCACAATAGCTGTCTACAATATAATAGCCCAATGGAAGGTTCTCAGGAATTGTAATGATTGCATTTCCGGACCTTCTCCCGTCTTCATTTAGTAATTGATCAAATTCAAGTATTTTTTTCAATCCGTCAACAGGTAAAAGGTTGTTTCTGTAGTTTATTTGTGCCCAGTCCGGGTGTCTGTTTCTCATCATAACGGCTTCATAAAAAGATTCAAAATCTTTGTATGCATAAACACTTGTATTTAAGTTCAGAAGCTTTGTATAATCGGTATTGCTAATATAGAAAGTATAAAGGGAGTTGGATTTTACTTTCAGTGGAAAAATCAATAATTTGTCTATTGTAATTAATTGATATCACCGGTTCTCCTTTTGGAGGGGTTGGCTTAGGTTCTTCAATTGTTTCAAATGAAAATACATAATCATCCTCTATAATTCTGTCCGTATTGATAATTCTGATACCTTTTTTAATTCTTACTGTGTAAATTGTCTCATATTCTAAATTGTCGTCTGGAATAAATACAGCTGTCTTGCCGTTATACACTTGAAATCTTCCGGGAACGCTTGGTGTAATTTCAAAGTGGTTCTCAATACTGCTAAAGTTTTCGTGGCTAAATACAACTTCAATTGCCGTATTTACAGGAACTCCCACAGTTTCATTCCCGGGAAATGCACCTATAATTTTAAATTGTGTTTGAGTTTGAAAAACCCAGGTTGTCTCAGTTTCCGTCTTCATTCTAAAAGTATAAATGCTGTCTTCAATAAGGGGTCTTGACAACTGAATGCTAAAAAAGTTTTTGTCCAGTTCTTTAATAACCGGGTCCGGCTCCCCGTCAATTGAAAAGGCCTTTTTTACCTCTTCCAGTGAAAAATCTTCTTCCGTTTCAAGTAAAAATTCAGTGTCAACAGCAAT
The genomic region above belongs to Acetivibrio saccincola and contains:
- a CDS encoding Ig-like domain-containing protein; protein product: MYKRITSLLIITCLILTACISVSASGRAAYPRNGFRLVPLKSDHTGIAVDTEFLLETEEDFSLEEVKKAFSIDGEPDPVIKELDKNFFSIQLSRPLIEDSIYTFRMKTETETTWVFQTQTQFKIIGAFPGNETVGVPVNTAIEVVFSHENFSSIENHFEITPSVPGRFQVYNGKTAVFIPDDNLEYETIYTVRIKKGIRIINTDRIIEDDYVFSFETIEEPKPTPPKGEPVISINYNRQIIDFSTESKIQLPLYFLY